In the genome of bacterium, one region contains:
- the gatB gene encoding Asp-tRNA(Asn)/Glu-tRNA(Gln) amidotransferase subunit GatB, producing the protein MELEPVIGLEIHVHLNTQSKMFCGCKNVSEAEEPNRFVCPICMGFPGQLPVLNAKAVEWAIKVGLALNCKIASHTTFSRKSYFYPDLPKGYQISQYDEPICYEGKVKVFVNNEEKEIGITRAHMEEDAAKNIHDGGTLVDYTRSGTPLVEIVTEPDIKTPQEAKIFLEDLQRTIRYIGVSNADMENGDLRVDANISMREKGGKLNPKTECKNLNSFKAVERALTYEIARQTELWKQGNPPMKQSTRGWNDATQETVEQRVKEDEADYRYFPEPDVPPLRIDEELIQRMREALPELPHDKEARFISQFQLPDEQVRIMVEDRMLAAYTEDVFSEILAWNEQRSDVEKRDSVRLYKLASNYLLGDFRNILAEEKTDFSHTKVSPENFAELIVMLHREEVNRNAMPEVLRIMQQTGGDPSNIVADKGLGQVSDDDQLRRIVQDMLNANPAEVDKARAGKVQVIQFLMGKVMAETKGRANPQKVQEMIRDELGLTNNE; encoded by the coding sequence ATGGAACTAGAACCAGTAATAGGCTTAGAGATCCACGTTCATCTCAACACCCAATCGAAAATGTTCTGCGGGTGTAAAAACGTATCTGAAGCAGAAGAACCCAACCGTTTTGTCTGTCCGATCTGTATGGGTTTTCCGGGGCAGCTGCCCGTTTTGAATGCCAAGGCGGTGGAGTGGGCAATCAAAGTTGGCTTGGCTCTAAACTGCAAAATTGCCTCGCATACGACATTTTCCCGCAAAAGCTACTTCTATCCCGATTTGCCAAAGGGTTATCAGATTTCGCAATACGACGAACCGATTTGTTATGAAGGAAAAGTAAAAGTATTCGTAAATAACGAAGAAAAAGAAATTGGAATTACACGTGCGCACATGGAAGAAGACGCTGCAAAAAACATTCATGACGGTGGAACGCTTGTTGATTACACCCGTTCAGGGACTCCACTGGTAGAAATTGTGACCGAGCCGGACATCAAAACTCCACAAGAGGCCAAGATATTTTTGGAAGATTTACAGCGCACGATTCGCTACATTGGCGTATCTAATGCGGATATGGAAAATGGCGACTTGCGGGTTGATGCCAATATTTCGATGCGCGAAAAAGGTGGCAAATTAAATCCAAAAACGGAATGTAAAAATCTGAATTCATTCAAAGCCGTGGAACGCGCACTGACTTATGAAATTGCACGTCAGACAGAACTCTGGAAACAGGGCAATCCGCCAATGAAACAAAGCACGCGTGGTTGGAATGATGCAACCCAAGAAACAGTTGAACAGCGTGTGAAAGAAGATGAAGCGGATTATCGTTATTTTCCGGAACCGGATGTACCGCCACTAAGAATTGATGAAGAGTTGATTCAACGGATGCGTGAGGCATTGCCGGAATTACCTCATGACAAAGAAGCTCGTTTCATTAGTCAGTTTCAACTTCCTGATGAGCAGGTGCGGATTATGGTGGAAGATCGAATGTTGGCCGCTTATACCGAGGATGTATTCTCAGAGATTTTGGCATGGAACGAACAACGTTCAGACGTTGAAAAGAGAGACAGTGTCCGCTTGTATAAATTGGCATCAAACTATTTACTCGGTGATTTTCGTAATATTCTTGCCGAAGAAAAAACGGATTTTAGTCATACAAAAGTAAGTCCGGAGAATTTTGCCGAATTGATTGTAATGTTGCATCGCGAGGAAGTGAATCGCAACGCGATGCCGGAAGTTTTGCGAATTATGCAACAAACAGGCGGTGACCCATCAAACATCGTTGCCGATAAAGGATTGGGGCAGGTGAGTGATGATGATCAGTTGCGTCGGATTGTTCAAGACATGTTGAACGCTAATCCTGCCGAGGTGGATAAGGCGCGAGCCGGAAAAGTCCAAGTAATTCAATTCTTGATGGGCAAAGTAATGGCAGAAACGAAAGGTCGTGCCAATCCGCAAAAAGTGCAGGAGATGATTCGCGATGAATTAGGATTGACGAATAATGAATGA
- the pheT gene encoding phenylalanine--tRNA ligase subunit beta, whose translation MKISYNWLKEYVDLPVNPEEIARLLTEHSYEASVVGNGPLVDLKRIVVGEVVETAKHPNADRLSLTRTKVGNKVYEIICGASNVRTGLKVAVAFPGVQVLDKEGNLATLEKAVIRGIASEGMLCSERELGLGDSHSGIMELPVETKNGLTLDKLFAPNVVLDIDLLPDRAPDSSSYFGVAREVGALLQKKTKLPKVSLKLSKKNSSAIKLNIENKNHCLRYIAMEIDGIKNGPSPEWLQDDLRSQGIKPQNLIVDVTNFVLWELGQPTHAFDATAINGQIGVRQSKAGEKLVTLDDVERVLPKGTLIITSNDLPVAIAGVMGGKASAVKPDTSKIVLEAAIFAQPIIRQFVNKTNVRTDASDRFTRGLTLDHAAAGANRVIELLVKYGGGKVVAQQEFSVKQEKTKSVTVTHQQIEDVLGTKVKPSEVISILKRLQFSVSEKAKKYVVKAPLFRRDIEIPEDVIEEVGRVLGYNNLPSRLPEAPLTPTQLPQLAKDIRVLQNVLRGAGFLEAYFYSVVKDNIANILEVNVDESLVVVNPLRSDEKLLRQSLLPNILGASENIVKKELLTRIFEIGHVYAKDSSEKSFLAGAIVRRGTAETQDFFELKGIVEYLLEQLDLPEITFKPLASWNLGTAGASISVGKTVVGAIGLIDQEILGKLKVRGGIVAFEIDLSLVEKLQREQTTYNPPLPYPTVERDITLVFPEQVLVDAVQTMIMTAGGKNVQDVDFVDQYDDEKQRSVTLRILYGSSEKTLTDGEVNSLQKNILSELAEKLGVKEKG comes from the coding sequence ATGAAAATATCCTATAACTGGCTAAAAGAATACGTAGATTTACCCGTTAATCCGGAGGAAATTGCACGTCTTCTGACCGAACATTCGTATGAAGCGTCGGTTGTTGGTAACGGGCCTTTAGTTGATTTAAAGCGGATCGTTGTCGGTGAAGTCGTAGAAACCGCGAAACACCCAAACGCCGATCGATTGTCTTTAACAAGAACAAAAGTCGGTAACAAAGTTTATGAAATCATTTGTGGTGCATCCAACGTGAGAACTGGATTAAAGGTGGCCGTCGCGTTTCCGGGTGTGCAAGTTTTGGATAAAGAGGGGAATTTGGCAACTTTGGAAAAGGCGGTAATTCGCGGAATCGCCAGTGAAGGAATGTTGTGTTCTGAACGCGAGTTGGGACTTGGGGACAGTCACAGTGGAATCATGGAATTGCCGGTCGAAACAAAGAATGGCTTAACACTGGACAAATTGTTTGCGCCAAATGTTGTTTTGGATATCGATTTGCTTCCCGATCGGGCGCCAGATAGCTCATCATATTTTGGTGTTGCGCGTGAAGTTGGCGCCTTGCTACAAAAAAAGACAAAACTACCAAAGGTTTCATTGAAACTTTCAAAAAAGAATTCTTCCGCGATCAAATTAAATATCGAGAACAAGAATCATTGTCTTCGTTATATAGCGATGGAAATCGACGGAATCAAAAATGGTCCTTCGCCGGAATGGCTTCAGGATGATCTGCGTTCGCAAGGTATCAAGCCACAAAATCTTATCGTGGACGTTACGAATTTTGTGTTGTGGGAATTGGGTCAACCAACACATGCGTTTGATGCGACGGCCATAAACGGACAAATTGGTGTGCGTCAAAGCAAAGCCGGCGAAAAATTGGTTACGTTGGATGACGTGGAACGAGTTTTGCCTAAAGGCACGTTAATTATTACTTCTAATGATTTGCCGGTGGCAATTGCCGGTGTAATGGGCGGTAAGGCAAGTGCGGTAAAACCTGATACAAGTAAAATTGTTTTAGAGGCAGCTATTTTCGCGCAACCGATTATCAGACAATTTGTAAATAAAACAAATGTTCGCACTGATGCATCCGATCGGTTTACGCGCGGATTAACACTTGATCATGCCGCTGCTGGAGCAAATCGCGTGATCGAGTTACTTGTTAAGTACGGTGGCGGAAAAGTGGTTGCACAGCAGGAATTTTCCGTAAAGCAAGAAAAGACAAAATCCGTCACTGTTACGCACCAACAAATAGAAGATGTTTTGGGCACAAAAGTTAAACCGTCTGAAGTTATAAGTATTTTAAAAAGATTGCAGTTTTCTGTTTCGGAAAAAGCAAAAAAATATGTCGTGAAAGCGCCCTTATTCCGTCGTGATATCGAAATTCCCGAAGATGTAATTGAAGAAGTGGGAAGAGTACTTGGATACAATAATCTTCCAAGCAGACTTCCGGAAGCACCACTTACACCAACACAGTTGCCCCAGTTAGCAAAAGATATTCGCGTTCTGCAAAACGTTCTGCGTGGCGCCGGTTTTCTTGAGGCTTATTTCTATTCAGTCGTTAAAGATAATATTGCGAACATTCTTGAGGTAAACGTCGACGAAAGTTTGGTTGTGGTTAATCCACTTCGCAGTGATGAAAAATTACTGCGTCAAAGTTTATTGCCGAATATCTTGGGTGCTTCGGAAAATATCGTAAAAAAAGAACTATTGACAAGGATTTTCGAAATCGGGCATGTCTATGCGAAGGACTCCTCGGAAAAAAGTTTCTTGGCCGGCGCGATTGTGCGTCGCGGAACAGCAGAAACACAAGATTTTTTTGAATTGAAGGGAATTGTTGAATACCTATTGGAACAGTTGGATTTACCGGAGATTACGTTCAAACCACTTGCATCTTGGAATCTTGGTACGGCTGGTGCATCCATTTCTGTTGGAAAAACAGTGGTAGGAGCAATTGGATTAATCGACCAAGAAATTTTAGGTAAGCTCAAGGTGCGGGGTGGTATCGTGGCATTTGAAATAGATTTGTCATTAGTCGAAAAATTACAGCGTGAACAAACGACGTATAATCCGCCCTTGCCATATCCAACCGTCGAGCGCGATATAACACTTGTCTTTCCGGAACAGGTTTTGGTGGATGCGGTGCAAACAATGATTATGACAGCTGGTGGTAAAAATGTTCAGGATGTGGATTTTGTCGATCAGTATGATGATGAAAAACAGCGTAGCGTGACATTGCGAATCCTATACGGATCATCTGAAAAAACGCTGACCGATGGGGAAGTAAATAGTCTTCAAAAAAATATTTTGTCCGAACTGGCAGAAAAACTTGGTGTAAAAGAAAAAGGATAG
- the rplK gene encoding 50S ribosomal protein L11: MAKEIIKNIKLQIPGGRANPAPPVATALGPHGINMQDFCAKFNEKTKEKNGEVTPVIVTIYKDRTFTFVLKSPPAAELLKKAARVEKGSSEPNKNKVGTVTKEQIRAIAEQKMEDLNAFDVDQAMKMVEGTARSMGILVK; encoded by the coding sequence ATGGCTAAAGAAATAATAAAAAATATAAAGTTGCAAATTCCCGGTGGTCGGGCAAACCCGGCTCCACCTGTGGCTACTGCGCTCGGGCCCCACGGTATTAATATGCAGGATTTCTGCGCGAAGTTTAACGAGAAGACAAAGGAAAAGAATGGGGAAGTAACGCCTGTTATCGTTACTATTTATAAAGATCGTACTTTCACTTTTGTTCTTAAATCGCCACCGGCTGCGGAACTTTTAAAGAAGGCCGCTAGGGTTGAAAAAGGTTCCAGTGAACCTAATAAGAATAAGGTTGGTACAGTCACAAAAGAACAAATTCGTGCCATTGCCGAACAAAAAATGGAAGACTTGAATGCTTTCGATGTTGATCAAGCAATGAAAATGGTGGAAGGAACAGCACGCTCAATGGGAATTTTAGTTAAATAA
- the nusG gene encoding transcription termination/antitermination protein NusG, whose translation MPKQISSGEKSWFVLHTYSGYEDNVARNLKQRIESMGMEDKIFNVLVPREKKIKIKNGKRRTVEERLFPGYVMVEMIVTDDSWYVVRNTPNVTGFVGSGTTPTPVSEDEMKHLMERMGQDEPKYTMDIKIGETVKIIDGHFKEFDGKISEVNEQKGKIKVLINMFGRETPLELDFLQVKKV comes from the coding sequence ATGCCTAAACAGATATCTAGCGGAGAAAAATCTTGGTTCGTCCTTCACACCTATTCAGGTTACGAAGATAATGTTGCGCGCAATTTAAAGCAACGTATTGAGTCGATGGGAATGGAAGATAAGATTTTCAATGTTTTGGTGCCACGCGAAAAGAAAATCAAGATCAAGAACGGCAAACGTCGCACGGTTGAGGAACGTCTTTTCCCCGGTTATGTGATGGTCGAAATGATTGTGACGGACGATTCTTGGTATGTTGTGCGCAATACGCCAAATGTCACCGGTTTCGTTGGTTCCGGTACCACGCCGACTCCCGTTTCTGAAGACGAAATGAAGCATTTAATGGAGCGAATGGGCCAAGACGAACCGAAGTACACGATGGACATCAAGATTGGCGAAACCGTCAAAATTATTGATGGGCACTTCAAAGAATTCGATGGTAAAATCTCCGAAGTTAACGAGCAAAAGGGCAAAATCAAGGTTTTGATCAATATGTTTGGTCGCGAAACGCCACTAGAATTGGACTTTTTGCAGGTTAAGAAAGTATGA
- the secE gene encoding preprotein translocase subunit SecE: MNYISNITKLPQGVVSYIRDSRTELKNVQWPTRAETIRYTILILAVSLAVAIATGAVDAGLTYVIQKFVLK; this comes from the coding sequence ATGAATTACATATCCAATATCACCAAACTCCCCCAAGGAGTTGTGTCCTATATTCGTGATTCACGAACGGAATTAAAGAACGTCCAATGGCCCACTAGGGCCGAGACGATTCGTTATACGATCCTGATTTTGGCTGTTTCGCTGGCTGTGGCTATTGCCACTGGTGCAGTTGATGCCGGTCTCACCTATGTTATCCAAAAATTCGTCCTTAAATAA
- a CDS encoding tRNA (adenosine(37)-N6)-dimethylallyltransferase MiaA, with translation MPSNPLLAIMGPTASGKTQLSLKLAKQFNGEIISADSRQVYFGMNIGTDKIVSRKKIADSPLESIKYNSIPHYLIDTITPNQPYSAADFVNDATKVITKIHENNHLPIVIGGTGFYIRALTEKKNFASVPPDFAFRDWADQQPVEILANDLLKKDPVLATRVDLKNPRRVIRALEIAESLRAKRSNLPSLPNGNCFGAEAPRKDERVANTNNYNILKLAIRRQPDNLRELITKRVDKQLQQGLIEEVRELIKKYGEQAPGLQAIAYRELFPFLRGEESLEEERQKIINANWQYSRRQLTWLRKEPNVVWVDSEEDATTKVLNWIQDMNNDL, from the coding sequence ATGCCTTCCAACCCCCTCCTCGCCATCATGGGCCCCACCGCCTCGGGAAAGACTCAATTGTCGTTAAAATTGGCAAAGCAATTTAACGGAGAAATTATCTCTGCCGATTCCCGCCAGGTTTATTTTGGTATGAATATTGGCACGGATAAAATCGTTTCGCGAAAAAAAATTGCAGATTCACCACTTGAGTCGATTAAATACAATTCAATTCCCCACTACCTAATCGACACAATTACTCCGAACCAACCCTATTCAGCAGCAGACTTCGTAAACGACGCTACAAAAGTAATTACAAAAATTCATGAGAACAATCATTTGCCGATTGTAATTGGCGGTACCGGATTTTACATTCGTGCGTTAACCGAAAAGAAAAATTTTGCGTCAGTTCCACCGGATTTTGCATTTCGTGATTGGGCAGACCAACAACCGGTGGAAATTTTAGCCAATGATTTATTAAAAAAAGATCCCGTGTTAGCCACGCGTGTTGATTTGAAAAATCCAAGACGGGTCATTCGGGCACTAGAAATCGCCGAGTCATTGCGAGCAAAGCGAAGCAATCTCCCGTCGTTGCCGAACGGAAATTGTTTCGGCGCTGAAGCACCTCGCAAAGACGAACGTGTTGCGAATACAAATAATTACAACATTCTCAAACTCGCCATTCGCCGGCAACCGGACAATTTGCGCGAATTGATCACTAAGCGTGTTGATAAACAACTTCAACAAGGCCTCATCGAAGAAGTCCGAGAGTTGATCAAAAAATACGGCGAACAGGCGCCGGGCCTTCAAGCAATTGCTTATCGAGAACTGTTTCCGTTTCTTAGAGGTGAAGAATCTCTTGAAGAGGAACGACAAAAAATTATCAACGCCAACTGGCAATACTCAAGACGACAACTGACGTGGCTACGGAAGGAGCCAAATGTGGTTTGGGTTGATAGTGAAGAAGACGCTACTACTAAAGTCCTTAATTGGATTCAGGACATGAATAATGATTTATGA
- the rplA gene encoding 50S ribosomal protein L1, producing MTGKRTAEIEKTKPATTVSIKEAAAFVKEHAKAKFDETVEIHMHLGVDPKQSDQTVRGTVSLPHGSPRSIKVAVFTDNTALQEKAKEAGADIVGGVELVNEIAAKKSFAADVAVTTPDMMKELAKIAKVLGPRGLMPNPKTSTIGPDPAVLVKSLKAGKVSFKMDESANIHVGVAKASWDADKIADNARAVVDAVRQARPQTAKGEYILSGTLTSTMGVGLKVQL from the coding sequence ATGACAGGAAAGCGAACAGCGGAAATTGAAAAGACTAAACCGGCGACAACTGTTTCTATTAAAGAAGCGGCGGCGTTTGTAAAAGAACACGCCAAAGCCAAGTTTGACGAAACGGTAGAAATTCATATGCACCTCGGTGTTGATCCAAAGCAATCCGATCAAACAGTCCGTGGCACGGTTTCGTTGCCACATGGTTCACCTCGATCAATTAAGGTTGCTGTTTTTACTGACAATACCGCCTTACAAGAAAAAGCTAAAGAAGCTGGCGCCGACATTGTTGGTGGTGTTGAATTGGTCAATGAAATTGCGGCTAAGAAATCTTTTGCCGCCGACGTTGCAGTGACTACTCCGGACATGATGAAGGAATTGGCGAAGATTGCGAAAGTATTAGGTCCACGCGGATTAATGCCAAATCCAAAGACCAGCACAATTGGTCCTGATCCGGCTGTCCTCGTAAAATCATTAAAGGCCGGCAAAGTGAGCTTCAAAATGGACGAATCCGCCAACATTCACGTTGGTGTGGCCAAAGCGTCTTGGGACGCGGATAAAATTGCCGATAACGCACGCGCAGTAGTAGATGCCGTCCGCCAGGCCCGCCCGCAAACAGCGAAAGGGGAATATATTTTGTCAGGGACTCTTACTTCAACTATGGGAGTAGGTCTGAAAGTCCAACTGTAA
- the pheS gene encoding phenylalanine--tRNA ligase subunit alpha: MTLNEELYKIEQDAQKALEEAKTTEYLEAFKLEYLSRHGVLSTFLRGIKDASIDEKRTVGSRANTLRAELEQKYESKLSVLNKGSVRKIDVTVPGKRPAQGHLHPLTIVRREIEDIFLSMGFEIADTPEVEEAKFNFDLVNMPKDHPARDLMDTFWLADGRLLRAHTSAGQGRVMTGRKPPLRILIPGRVFRNEATDASHESTFHQFEGMMVDKDISMADLKGVIEVVLKKILNRDDAKLRFRPTYFPFVEPGIETHVSCLFCKSGCATCKYSGWIEILPAGMIHPNVLRNVGIDSTKYRGFAFGGSIDRLAMLRFGISDIRLLWSGDPSFLKQF, from the coding sequence ATGACATTAAACGAAGAGCTCTACAAAATCGAACAGGATGCGCAGAAAGCGCTGGAAGAAGCCAAGACAACTGAATATTTGGAGGCCTTCAAATTGGAATATCTTAGTCGTCATGGTGTTTTGTCGACTTTTTTAAGGGGAATTAAGGATGCTTCGATTGATGAAAAGCGTACTGTAGGAAGTCGTGCGAATACACTGCGCGCGGAATTGGAACAAAAATATGAATCAAAATTGTCTGTATTAAACAAAGGTTCGGTCAGAAAAATCGATGTCACAGTTCCCGGGAAACGTCCGGCACAAGGACACTTGCACCCGCTCACGATCGTGCGCCGTGAAATTGAAGATATTTTTTTGAGTATGGGTTTTGAAATTGCTGATACGCCGGAAGTGGAAGAAGCAAAATTTAATTTCGACTTGGTTAATATGCCGAAAGATCATCCCGCCCGGGATTTGATGGATACTTTTTGGTTAGCAGATGGACGTTTATTGCGTGCTCATACTTCCGCTGGACAGGGAAGAGTGATGACGGGAAGAAAACCGCCACTTCGTATACTTATTCCTGGACGCGTTTTTCGTAATGAAGCGACAGATGCTTCGCACGAGTCCACTTTTCATCAATTCGAAGGAATGATGGTTGATAAGGATATTTCCATGGCCGATTTGAAGGGTGTTATTGAGGTAGTGTTAAAGAAGATATTAAATCGTGATGATGCCAAGCTTCGATTTCGTCCAACGTACTTTCCATTTGTTGAACCGGGCATTGAAACACACGTCTCCTGTTTGTTTTGCAAGTCTGGTTGTGCGACATGTAAATATTCCGGTTGGATAGAAATTTTGCCGGCTGGGATGATCCATCCCAATGTTTTGCGCAATGTGGGTATTGATTCCACAAAATATCGCGGTTTTGCCTTTGGTGGCAGTATCGATCGCCTGGCGATGTTGAGGTTTGGTATTAGCGATATTCGCTTGCTTTGGAGTGGAGATCCGTCTTTCTTAAAACAATTTTAA
- the gyrB gene encoding DNA topoisomerase (ATP-hydrolyzing) subunit B codes for MTAKEKEPKEGSYTAENIQVLEGLEPVRKRPGMYIGGTGLDGLHHLVWEVVDNSIDEAMAGYCNEITVHMLPENAVCVIDNGRGIPVEIHKQTKKSTLETVLTILHAGGMFGGGGYKVSGGLHGVGVSVVNALSTTLIAEVERDGGAFRQEFQRGKPKHNVKKIGSSKGHGTTITFTPDPEIFPEIKFDAERIMQRLRQQAYLAPGVRINFYDERELGKVTRYGFFFEGGIKSYVEHLNYGKDVKNEEPFYVGKQTGDSSVEISLQYTDAYTEHMLAFVNTIHTPEGGTHVAGFRQSLTRAINDYARKHSLLKEKDENMTADDVQEGLTVVISVKIPNPQFEGQTKAKLGNPEVRGAVAEVMYDGFQTYMEEHPQDARGIVGKVVLAARARAAARAARETVLRKGVLDGFALPGKLADCSEKDPKNSEIFIVEGDSAGGSAKQGRDRKTQAILPLRGKILNVERARLDRMLTSEEIKILIIALGTGIGEGFELEKLRYHKVVIMTDADVDGSHIRTLLLTLFYRHFRPMIDAGYVYIAQPPLFKLSRGSEQRYAYSDEERDKIMAEFAKKKADKKKEKEEVKEDVEVEESLEPLEGDAPVEGQLAMAKTGVNIQRYKGLGEMNPTQLWDTTMDPSVRVMRRVTVDDAEKADNTFETLMGSEVAPRKKFIQTHAKTVKNLDI; via the coding sequence ATGACAGCCAAAGAAAAAGAACCTAAAGAAGGGAGCTATACAGCAGAAAATATTCAGGTTTTAGAAGGGCTTGAGCCGGTTCGAAAGCGTCCGGGTATGTATATCGGTGGTACAGGTTTAGATGGTCTGCATCATCTTGTTTGGGAAGTGGTTGATAACTCTATCGACGAAGCGATGGCGGGTTATTGTAATGAAATTACTGTTCATATGCTTCCGGAAAACGCCGTATGTGTTATCGATAATGGGCGGGGTATTCCGGTGGAAATTCATAAGCAAACGAAGAAATCTACGTTAGAAACTGTTTTAACAATCTTGCATGCCGGTGGAATGTTCGGCGGTGGTGGATACAAAGTTTCCGGTGGTTTGCACGGCGTCGGTGTTTCTGTTGTTAATGCGCTTTCCACAACCCTTATCGCGGAAGTGGAACGTGATGGTGGCGCCTTTAGACAAGAGTTCCAACGTGGCAAGCCAAAACATAACGTAAAGAAAATCGGCAGTTCAAAAGGCCATGGCACAACAATTACCTTTACACCTGATCCGGAAATTTTCCCGGAAATTAAGTTTGATGCTGAACGCATCATGCAACGTTTGCGACAACAGGCGTATTTGGCGCCCGGCGTCAGGATTAATTTTTATGACGAACGTGAGCTCGGAAAAGTAACGCGTTATGGTTTCTTTTTTGAAGGTGGAATTAAGTCTTACGTCGAGCACTTAAATTATGGAAAAGATGTAAAGAACGAAGAACCTTTTTATGTTGGCAAACAGACGGGTGATTCTTCTGTGGAAATTTCTTTGCAGTACACCGATGCCTATACCGAACACATGTTGGCATTCGTAAACACGATTCACACGCCGGAGGGTGGAACGCACGTAGCCGGTTTTAGGCAGTCACTCACGCGCGCTATTAATGATTACGCCCGTAAACACAGTCTTTTGAAAGAAAAAGATGAAAATATGACGGCCGATGACGTGCAAGAAGGTCTAACCGTCGTTATTTCTGTAAAGATTCCCAATCCGCAATTTGAGGGTCAAACAAAAGCCAAATTAGGTAATCCGGAAGTGCGTGGTGCCGTTGCGGAAGTGATGTATGACGGTTTTCAAACTTATATGGAAGAGCACCCGCAAGACGCGCGTGGGATTGTGGGGAAAGTTGTTTTGGCGGCACGGGCAAGGGCGGCGGCAAGAGCGGCGCGTGAAACTGTGTTGCGTAAGGGTGTTTTGGACGGCTTTGCTCTGCCTGGTAAGTTGGCTGATTGCAGTGAAAAAGACCCTAAGAACAGCGAAATTTTTATAGTGGAAGGAGATTCCGCCGGAGGTAGCGCAAAACAGGGACGTGATCGTAAAACGCAGGCTATTTTGCCCTTACGTGGCAAAATTTTGAATGTTGAAAGGGCTCGTTTAGATAGGATGCTAACATCCGAAGAAATTAAAATATTAATTATTGCTTTGGGTACCGGGATTGGTGAAGGGTTTGAACTGGAAAAATTACGTTATCATAAAGTGGTGATTATGACGGATGCTGATGTTGACGGTAGTCATATCCGTACACTTTTGCTGACGCTTTTTTATCGGCATTTTCGTCCGATGATCGATGCCGGGTATGTTTACATCGCGCAACCGCCCTTATTTAAACTGTCGCGGGGAAGCGAACAACGTTATGCCTATTCCGATGAAGAAAGAGATAAAATTATGGCGGAGTTTGCTAAGAAAAAAGCAGACAAAAAGAAAGAAAAAGAAGAAGTGAAAGAGGATGTTGAAGTTGAAGAATCTTTGGAACCGTTGGAAGGCGATGCACCGGTAGAGGGGCAGTTGGCGATGGCCAAAACCGGCGTGAATATTCAGCGTTATAAGGGTCTCGGTGAAATGAATCCAACACAGCTTTGGGACACGACAATGGATCCTTCGGTTCGCGTGATGCGTCGCGTCACGGTTGATGACGCCGAAAAAGCCGACAACACCTTTGAAACTTTAATGGGTAGTGAGGTGGCCCCACGTAAAAAGTTTATCCAAACGCACGCCAAGACGGTAAAAAATCTGGATATTTAG